A region of Desulfovibrio sp. DNA encodes the following proteins:
- a CDS encoding ABC transporter ATP-binding protein yields MLTLSGITKCFHRGSVNEVMALNGIDLDIRQGDFITVIGSNGAGKSTTLNCIAGSFLPDTGRITLGSQDITSWPEYKRARFIGRVFQDPLMGSAASLSIEENMALADRRGKRRGLSPGVRARDRERFRELLSHIGLGLEDRLKDKAGLLSGGQRQSMTMVMATMVRPEILLLDEHTAALDPKTAGHVLELTTSMVETQKLTTLMVTHNMNHALKLGNRLVMMHQGQVILDIEGEEKSRFSVEDLLERFFSLQGEAFSSDKMLLA; encoded by the coding sequence CGACCTTGACATCCGCCAGGGGGACTTCATAACCGTCATTGGGTCCAACGGCGCGGGCAAGTCCACAACGCTCAACTGCATTGCGGGCTCCTTCCTGCCGGACACGGGGCGCATCACCCTTGGAAGCCAGGACATCACCTCCTGGCCCGAATACAAGCGGGCCAGGTTCATTGGCCGGGTGTTCCAGGACCCGCTCATGGGCTCGGCGGCGTCGCTTTCCATCGAGGAGAACATGGCCCTGGCCGACCGGCGCGGCAAGCGGCGGGGCTTGTCGCCAGGGGTGAGAGCCCGCGACCGGGAACGTTTCCGCGAACTTCTCTCGCATATCGGGCTTGGCCTGGAGGACCGCCTCAAGGATAAAGCCGGGCTTCTCTCCGGCGGACAGCGCCAGTCCATGACCATGGTCATGGCCACCATGGTCCGCCCTGAAATCCTGTTGCTTGACGAGCACACGGCCGCCCTGGACCCGAAGACGGCCGGGCACGTGCTGGAACTGACCACCAGCATGGTGGAGACGCAAAAACTCACCACCCTGATGGTGACCCACAACATGAACCACGCCCTCAAGCTGGGCAACCGCCTGGTCATGATGCACCAGGGACAGGTGATATTGGATATCGAGGGCGAAGAGAAAAGCCGTTTCAGCGTTGAGGATCTGTTAGAGCGCTTCTTCAGTCTTCAGGGGGAAGCGTTTTCCTCGGATAAAATGCTTCTGGCGTAA
- a CDS encoding 4Fe-4S dicluster domain-containing protein produces the protein MTAYCLHMEQLPPLMAWWRKEYDVYVPVAAEGGHYDFAPWREGTEIAFDYDLAYNTLKRYFLPPSEDLLTFDLASYEAQAVFEDPKQILFGVHPYDVRAVNQLDQLMEAGAPDRNYMARREATVVMAMEPQRVADTAFWSTIGADVVSHGYDLHFTRISPANFMVEVGSVKGEELLLARGPLPAATAGDREAARKAHQKVMDLSRSNRLNFDWRHTPKLMEKGWNAGVWREKAELCLACGSCNVVCPTCYCFNVSEEADETLKTGRRFREWDGCMLVNFATVAGGHNFRTKALERYRHRYMRKGKYISDKIGELGCVGCGRCVRACTARIANPREVFNALWEDQANAD, from the coding sequence ATGACAGCCTATTGCCTCCACATGGAACAACTTCCGCCGCTCATGGCCTGGTGGCGGAAGGAATATGACGTGTACGTCCCGGTGGCCGCCGAAGGAGGCCATTACGACTTCGCTCCGTGGCGCGAAGGCACGGAGATCGCCTTCGATTACGACCTGGCCTACAACACTCTCAAACGCTATTTTCTCCCTCCAAGCGAAGATCTCCTCACCTTCGATCTGGCCAGTTACGAGGCCCAGGCGGTCTTTGAAGACCCCAAGCAGATCCTCTTCGGGGTCCACCCCTACGATGTTCGCGCCGTGAACCAGCTCGACCAGCTCATGGAGGCCGGTGCCCCGGACCGCAACTACATGGCCCGGCGCGAGGCTACCGTGGTCATGGCCATGGAGCCCCAACGGGTTGCGGACACCGCCTTCTGGTCCACCATCGGCGCGGATGTGGTCAGCCACGGCTACGACCTTCACTTCACCCGCATAAGCCCGGCCAACTTCATGGTGGAAGTGGGGTCGGTCAAAGGCGAGGAACTCCTGCTGGCCCGCGGCCCTCTCCCTGCCGCCACGGCCGGTGACAGGGAGGCGGCCCGCAAGGCCCACCAGAAGGTCATGGATCTCTCCCGGTCCAACCGTTTGAACTTCGATTGGCGTCACACCCCGAAGCTTATGGAAAAGGGGTGGAACGCAGGCGTTTGGCGGGAAAAAGCGGAACTGTGCCTGGCCTGCGGTTCCTGCAACGTGGTCTGCCCCACCTGCTACTGCTTCAACGTCTCCGAGGAAGCGGACGAAACCCTCAAGACGGGCAGGCGTTTCCGCGAATGGGACGGCTGCATGCTGGTGAACTTCGCCACCGTGGCCGGAGGCCATAACTTCAGGACAAAGGCTTTGGAGCGGTACCGCCACCGCTACATGCGAAAAGGCAAATACATAAGCGACAAGATCGGTGAATTGGGTTGCGTAGGCTGCGGCCGCTGCGTGAGAGCCTGCACGGCCCGTATCGCCAACCCCCGCGAAGTTTTCAACGCACTCTGGGAGGACCAGGCCAATGCTGACTAA
- the ndk gene encoding nucleoside-diphosphate kinase produces the protein MELTLCLIKPDAVKRNLVGGVLYMIEKAGLKVVAMKMIKLDKRLAEGFYHVHQERPFFGELTEYMASGPIVAVVLAGDDAIKRYRDLMGATDPSQAADGTIRKVYAVSKQENSVHGSDAPETAAFEISYFFNAMELVG, from the coding sequence ATGGAACTCACTCTCTGCCTCATCAAGCCTGATGCCGTGAAACGCAACCTCGTGGGCGGCGTGCTCTACATGATCGAGAAGGCCGGGCTCAAGGTCGTGGCCATGAAGATGATCAAGCTCGACAAGCGCCTGGCCGAAGGCTTCTACCATGTGCACCAGGAGCGCCCCTTCTTCGGCGAGCTGACCGAGTACATGGCCTCCGGACCCATCGTGGCCGTGGTTCTGGCCGGCGACGACGCCATCAAGCGCTACCGCGACCTCATGGGCGCAACCGACCCCTCCCAGGCCGCCGACGGCACCATCCGCAAGGTGTACGCGGTATCCAAGCAGGAGAATTCCGTGCACGGCTCCGATGCCCCCGAAACCGCGGCCTTCGAGATTTCATACTTCTTCAACGCCATGGAACTTGTGGGATAA
- a CDS encoding cold shock domain-containing protein produces MALEGTVKWFSDKKGYGFITRDGEDDIFVHYSSIQGEGFRTLREGEKVVFDAVTGERGMKATNVIKTA; encoded by the coding sequence ATGGCACTGGAAGGCACCGTAAAGTGGTTCAGCGACAAGAAGGGGTACGGTTTCATCACCCGCGATGGCGAGGATGATATCTTCGTCCACTATTCCTCCATCCAGGGCGAGGGCTTCCGCACCTTGCGCGAAGGAGAGAAAGTCGTTTTCGATGCCGTGACGGGCGAACGCGGCATGAAAGCCACCAACGTGATCAAAACTGCCTAA
- a CDS encoding TVP38/TMEM64 family protein, with the protein MLTRIQIKLKRLAAVVPVLAGALAITALLSLIAWALLPYAPPGLNDFVANFANEGFEAHKNELKNWFDGFGDSAFWMFLGLQFLQVMVAPIPGQLIGITGGFVFGFWKGLCLNVAGNMLGSFTAMLMTRFLGEKVMRPFVPASIQERFDGAVSRGGLENFFMLFLLPGTPKDSICFMAGLTRLNLWALLGVNTLGRLPGLAVLTFTGAGLDYDLATVQWVFSAGLALAFVVWLFDEELKERLRRLGA; encoded by the coding sequence ATGCTCACCAGGATTCAGATAAAGCTCAAACGTCTGGCCGCCGTAGTACCCGTTCTGGCGGGCGCTTTGGCCATTACCGCGCTCTTGAGCCTGATCGCCTGGGCGCTCTTGCCCTACGCCCCCCCCGGACTGAACGACTTTGTCGCCAACTTCGCCAACGAAGGTTTCGAGGCCCACAAGAACGAACTGAAAAACTGGTTCGACGGCTTTGGCGATAGCGCTTTCTGGATGTTCCTGGGCTTGCAGTTCCTGCAGGTCATGGTGGCGCCCATTCCAGGGCAGCTGATCGGCATCACCGGAGGATTCGTCTTCGGTTTTTGGAAAGGGTTGTGCCTAAACGTTGCCGGAAACATGCTCGGTTCTTTCACAGCGATGCTCATGACACGCTTTCTGGGCGAAAAAGTGATGCGACCCTTTGTCCCGGCCTCGATACAGGAAAGATTCGATGGCGCAGTCTCGCGCGGGGGCCTCGAGAATTTTTTCATGCTCTTTCTGCTCCCGGGAACGCCCAAGGACTCGATTTGTTTTATGGCCGGGCTGACCAGACTCAATCTCTGGGCCCTTCTCGGGGTGAACACCCTGGGCAGGTTGCCGGGCCTGGCAGTGCTCACTTTCACCGGGGCCGGACTCGACTACGACTTGGCCACGGTGCAATGGGTCTTTTCGGCTGGCCTGGCCCTGGCCTTCGTCGTGTGGCTCTTCGACGAGGAGTTGAAGGAGCGCCTGAGGCGCTTGGGAGCATAG
- a CDS encoding methyl-accepting chemotaxis protein yields MTSALSIRARALLLGCALPLLTLACLVLAEKILGLSGMSASLAAGGAGLALGLGLGLFLFAGVSQTLSAVNSCLLEVAKGNFKVELPSCQVAEIGALEDSLQAILSQLKLTIGNWRGFTEAVLIPYALVDIKGHLTFCNQMALDMLERDGKPSDYVGMFFSEFFYGDRNRKALIVDIMEKNEGVVRDVEFKNLKNNTRFIQAALSPLHDLDGKVSGGLCMYLDYTEIRRKEEQITCQGESILNAVRMVEEISASLAQTSNALASQVEAANRGAELQSKRTEETATAMEQMNSTVLEVARNAGSAAERAGEAQAQALEGEKVVERSVEAIRQVEKLTATLKNSMDGLSGQAEAIGRIMGVISDIADQTNLLALNAAIEAARAGEAGRGFAVVADEVRKLAEKTMTATKEVGESIGAIQSGVRESINGTGQAAQAVERATSLAGESGKSLEQIVALVVATSDQVRSIAAAAEEQSAASDEIARAVEDVRRVSMETAQEMTGAAGGVEALSRLASELQGAIRSLSS; encoded by the coding sequence ATGACTTCAGCTCTTTCCATTCGCGCCAGGGCGTTGCTTTTGGGCTGCGCTCTGCCCTTGTTGACCCTGGCCTGTCTTGTCCTGGCGGAAAAGATTTTGGGTTTGAGCGGGATGTCGGCCTCTCTTGCCGCCGGGGGAGCGGGGTTGGCCCTGGGATTGGGACTGGGTCTGTTCTTGTTTGCAGGGGTCTCCCAAACCCTCTCCGCGGTGAATTCATGCCTCCTTGAAGTGGCCAAGGGCAACTTCAAGGTGGAACTGCCATCGTGCCAAGTGGCGGAGATCGGTGCCCTGGAGGATTCGCTCCAAGCCATACTGAGCCAGCTCAAACTCACCATCGGCAACTGGCGCGGCTTCACCGAGGCAGTGCTCATCCCTTACGCCCTGGTGGACATCAAGGGCCATCTCACCTTCTGCAACCAGATGGCGCTCGACATGCTGGAGCGCGATGGCAAGCCCTCGGACTACGTCGGCATGTTCTTCTCCGAGTTCTTTTACGGCGACCGCAACCGTAAGGCCCTCATCGTGGACATTATGGAAAAGAACGAAGGAGTGGTGCGGGATGTGGAGTTCAAGAACCTAAAGAACAACACCCGCTTCATACAGGCGGCGCTTTCCCCGCTGCACGACCTGGACGGCAAGGTCAGCGGCGGCCTGTGCATGTATCTGGATTACACCGAAATCCGGCGCAAGGAGGAGCAGATCACCTGCCAAGGTGAGAGCATCTTGAACGCCGTGAGAATGGTCGAGGAAATATCGGCCAGCCTGGCCCAGACCAGCAATGCCCTGGCCTCGCAGGTGGAGGCAGCCAACAGGGGAGCGGAGCTTCAAAGCAAACGCACCGAGGAAACCGCCACCGCCATGGAGCAGATGAATTCCACCGTACTGGAAGTGGCCCGAAACGCCGGCAGCGCCGCGGAGCGTGCGGGTGAAGCCCAGGCCCAGGCCCTGGAGGGCGAGAAGGTGGTGGAGAGGTCCGTGGAGGCCATCCGCCAAGTGGAGAAACTCACCGCCACCCTCAAGAACAGCATGGATGGGCTCTCTGGCCAGGCCGAGGCAATCGGGCGCATCATGGGTGTCATCTCCGACATCGCTGACCAGACCAACCTTTTGGCCCTGAACGCTGCCATCGAGGCCGCCCGTGCCGGCGAAGCCGGACGCGGCTTTGCCGTGGTGGCGGACGAGGTGCGAAAGCTCGCTGAGAAAACCATGACCGCCACCAAGGAAGTGGGCGAATCCATAGGCGCCATCCAGAGCGGGGTGCGTGAAAGCATAAACGGCACGGGCCAGGCGGCCCAGGCCGTGGAGAGGGCCACTTCCCTCGCCGGAGAGTCGGGAAAGTCTCTGGAACAGATCGTTGCCTTGGTGGTGGCCACCTCCGATCAGGTGCGCTCCATTGCGGCCGCGGCCGAGGAACAATCCGCCGCCAGCGACGAGATCGCACGCGCCGTGGAAGACGTGCGCAGGGTCTCCATGGAGACCGCCCAGGAAATGACCGGGGCCGCGGGCGGAGTCGAAGCCCTGTCGCGCCTGGCCAGTGAACTCCAGGGGGCTATCCGCTCACTCAGCTCCTGA
- a CDS encoding cobalamin biosynthesis protein, with protein sequence MDFIFLLPFIAFALDMALGDPQGWPHPVRLIGRALDRLEKYSHSLFPPSEGDRGKSFPPAGAGRSPAKDALASQLNKSAETRTSLQVRRISMQKRLFGLFAVILLSFGAYFAVLLLTRLPIIGWLFSLYFAYAGLALGQLLREARNVSHLIESGQLDEARRQLSFLVSRDTSVLDEPGLWRTLAETVSENFCDAFVAPLTYLFLGGPQLLWFYKSVSTMDSMWGYKTERFVDLGWAGARTDDVLAFIPARLSAYALIVSGFVLRLPAGKALLKFKQDARTMSSPNAGWPMAAAAWLCGASMGGPAVYFGTSVEKPLLGPAGSQWDIFRFKTLLRMIFVAGIGMVLSFQALLSTLACAFS encoded by the coding sequence ATGGATTTCATCTTCCTACTTCCTTTCATCGCCTTCGCCCTGGACATGGCCCTGGGCGATCCTCAGGGCTGGCCGCATCCGGTCCGGCTGATCGGTCGCGCCCTGGACCGTCTGGAAAAGTATTCCCACTCTCTTTTTCCCCCCAGCGAGGGGGACCGGGGGAAATCATTTCCCCCGGCGGGTGCAGGGCGGAGCCCTGCAAAGGACGCCCTCGCCTCCCAGCTCAACAAGTCAGCCGAGACCCGAACCAGCCTCCAGGTCCGGCGGATTTCGATGCAAAAGCGCCTCTTCGGGCTTTTTGCGGTCATACTTCTCAGTTTTGGCGCCTACTTTGCGGTGTTGCTCCTGACCAGACTTCCGATCATCGGCTGGCTATTCTCCCTCTATTTCGCCTACGCTGGCCTGGCCTTGGGCCAACTCCTGCGCGAGGCCAGGAACGTATCGCACCTCATTGAATCAGGGCAGCTGGACGAGGCCCGCCGTCAGCTCTCCTTTTTGGTCAGCCGGGACACGTCCGTTCTGGACGAACCCGGCCTGTGGCGCACCCTGGCCGAAACCGTGAGCGAGAACTTCTGCGACGCCTTCGTGGCGCCGCTTACGTATCTCTTTCTTGGCGGTCCCCAACTGTTGTGGTTCTATAAAAGCGTAAGCACCATGGACTCCATGTGGGGATATAAAACCGAACGCTTTGTCGATTTGGGTTGGGCGGGGGCACGCACGGACGATGTGCTGGCCTTTATTCCGGCAAGGCTGTCCGCTTATGCGCTGATAGTGTCCGGCTTCGTTTTAAGGCTGCCCGCTGGCAAGGCGTTACTGAAGTTCAAACAGGATGCGCGGACCATGTCGAGCCCCAACGCGGGCTGGCCCATGGCCGCCGCAGCCTGGCTGTGCGGGGCATCCATGGGTGGTCCTGCTGTCTACTTTGGAACCTCTGTTGAAAAACCGTTGTTGGGCCCTGCGGGTTCACAATGGGATATATTTCGCTTTAAAACGCTGCTCAGGATGATCTTTGTCGCCGGAATTGGTATGGTTTTATCATTTCAAGCACTGTTATCGACTCTCGCGTGCGCCTTTTCGTGA
- a CDS encoding FAD/NAD(P)-binding protein has translation MLTKPKSFSPYVPKPATLVGKSKLSDFVTLFTFAFDDGRILAHRPGQFIMLSIFGVGEAPFSVSSPPTKQSGNFELAVRRTGTLTEALHRLEVGAKVGVRGPYGSFFPIQKFVGQDTLFIAGGLGYIPLRSLLHYQLRHRDEFGRIVVLIGTRNPKERIFVDQLAEISARGDVEVLETVDQPDPAWTGNVGVITTLLPKVEMDPSQTYVAMVGPPIMYRFVISECRDMGIRGERIYVSLERKMKCGLGKCGHCQINGLSTCVDGPVFAYTDIETLEEAI, from the coding sequence ATGCTGACTAAGCCCAAATCCTTTTCCCCCTATGTGCCAAAGCCCGCCACACTGGTTGGGAAGTCCAAACTCTCGGACTTCGTCACCCTCTTCACCTTCGCCTTCGACGACGGGCGCATCCTGGCCCACAGGCCGGGCCAGTTCATCATGCTCTCCATCTTCGGCGTGGGCGAGGCCCCCTTCTCGGTCAGTTCCCCCCCCACTAAACAGTCCGGCAACTTCGAGCTGGCCGTTCGCCGCACCGGAACCCTCACCGAGGCCCTGCACCGTCTGGAGGTTGGAGCCAAGGTGGGCGTGCGCGGGCCATACGGCTCGTTCTTTCCCATTCAGAAGTTCGTTGGCCAGGACACCCTGTTTATCGCGGGCGGGCTCGGCTACATCCCGCTTCGCAGCCTTTTGCACTACCAGCTGCGCCACCGCGACGAGTTCGGGCGGATCGTGGTTCTTATCGGCACCAGGAACCCCAAGGAACGCATCTTCGTGGACCAACTGGCCGAGATTTCGGCCCGTGGGGACGTGGAAGTGCTTGAAACCGTGGATCAGCCGGACCCGGCCTGGACCGGGAACGTGGGCGTCATCACCACACTTCTGCCCAAGGTGGAGATGGACCCGTCCCAGACGTACGTGGCCATGGTGGGCCCGCCCATCATGTACCGCTTCGTCATTTCCGAATGCCGCGACATGGGCATCAGGGGCGAGCGCATCTACGTGTCGCTGGAACGCAAGATGAAGTGCGGCCTGGGCAAGTGCGGTCACTGCCAGATAAACGGCCTGTCCACCTGCGTGGACGGCCCAGTGTTCGCCTACACCGACATCGAGACCCTTGAAGAGGCCATCTAG
- a CDS encoding tRNA (cytidine(34)-2'-O)-methyltransferase, which produces MINIVLHSPEIPQNTGSIARLCAATDTPLHLIEPLGFKLTDRYLKRAGLDYWPHVKLSVWPGWSDYLEGASPARLVFTSSGNRGMLGTQYHQFRYTPDDAIVFGSESTGLPEELIIGQTNMVRIPIWGCVRSLNIANAASVLLYEALRTTNGLPGQSI; this is translated from the coding sequence ATGATAAACATAGTACTTCATTCCCCAGAGATTCCCCAGAACACCGGGTCCATCGCCAGGCTCTGCGCGGCTACGGACACTCCCCTGCACCTGATTGAGCCACTGGGCTTCAAGCTCACGGACCGCTATCTCAAACGCGCCGGCCTGGACTACTGGCCACATGTGAAACTTTCGGTCTGGCCCGGTTGGAGCGACTATCTGGAAGGCGCTTCGCCTGCGCGGCTGGTGTTCACCTCGTCGGGCAACAGGGGCATGCTGGGCACGCAGTACCACCAGTTTCGTTATACCCCGGACGACGCCATAGTTTTCGGCTCCGAGAGCACGGGGCTTCCCGAAGAGCTCATCATAGGGCAGACAAACATGGTACGTATTCCCATTTGGGGATGCGTTCGCTCGCTCAACATTGCCAATGCTGCTTCCGTCCTGCTTTACGAAGCTCTGCGAACCACGAATGGGCTGCCCGGCCAATCCATTTGA
- the proC gene encoding pyrroline-5-carboxylate reductase, translating to MTATVSFIGTGNMGAALIKGLAGEGSIRLVGFDLDREKLNVLCAQCSLSAVSTIKEAVSQADYVVMCVKPQQMKTVLAEVQAALDPNKCIISIAAGVTQAQLAQWSGGVCPVVRVMPNTPALVGSGVSAVCLDDPQLNQGQKDMIPRILSSVGSVHVLEEKAFDAFTAVAGSGPAYVFYFMEAVIEAAVHAGLARPQATDIVAELFQGSVKLAKESLTHVSLLREMVTSPAGTTIAALTHMDRQAVRAAIVDAVLAAKKRSEELAG from the coding sequence ATGACAGCCACCGTCTCTTTCATCGGCACGGGCAACATGGGTGCGGCCCTCATAAAGGGCCTTGCGGGCGAGGGTTCCATTCGTCTGGTGGGCTTCGACCTGGACAGGGAGAAGCTGAACGTCCTGTGCGCACAGTGCTCGCTTTCAGCGGTGTCCACCATCAAGGAAGCCGTTTCCCAGGCCGACTATGTGGTCATGTGCGTGAAGCCCCAGCAGATGAAGACGGTGCTGGCCGAGGTTCAAGCCGCGCTTGATCCAAACAAGTGCATCATCTCCATCGCGGCCGGAGTCACACAGGCCCAGCTTGCCCAGTGGAGCGGCGGCGTATGCCCGGTAGTGCGGGTCATGCCCAACACCCCGGCCCTGGTTGGCAGCGGCGTCTCGGCCGTGTGTCTGGACGACCCCCAGTTGAACCAGGGACAGAAGGACATGATCCCCAGGATTCTCTCCTCGGTGGGGAGCGTGCATGTTCTTGAGGAAAAAGCCTTCGACGCCTTCACGGCCGTGGCCGGCAGCGGCCCGGCTTATGTCTTCTACTTCATGGAAGCTGTGATCGAGGCGGCTGTCCACGCCGGACTTGCCCGGCCTCAGGCCACGGACATCGTGGCCGAGCTGTTTCAGGGGTCGGTCAAGCTGGCCAAGGAGAGCCTGACCCATGTGAGCCTCTTGCGGGAGATGGTCACCTCGCCGGCCGGAACCACCATCGCGGCGCTCACGCATATGGACCGCCAGGCAGTGCGCGCGGCCATCGTGGATGCTGTGTTGGCCGCCAAGAAGCGCAGCGAGGAGCTGGCCGGCTAA
- a CDS encoding Ni/Fe hydrogenase subunit alpha, whose translation MAKTQKVKQESKAAPVPGGPKRVNVHHLTRVEGHGNIVAEIDESGKVTSCRWEVPEAPRFFEAMVLGKSFEDIHHITSRICGICSIGHQLASLQATEDALGVQVSEQTLILRKLALHAENLQSHLLHIGYLALPDFVGAPSVIPLAATHRKELLTLIGARRVANDFSAQICGRTTHPQRFVPGGMAKVPTAPELAKLRQSLEETRPKLDAVVDLLAAVLDKVPAFARPTEYVALISPTEYALYWGQVGSSKAQPRPAQLYLNVTKEYLIPTSTAKWCRGAEDTYMVGALARFNVNSQMLSPRAKEAARKLKLKAPCHNPYMITIAQMVECVHSVDDSISLIDKLLTRGVRDEPRPQIKPVAGKGVGAVEVPRGILFHAYEYDDRGRVVHADCVIPTNQNHANIQRDMEALTPGLAKLSEADIELKLSMLVRAYDPCISCSTHLIDVAGERPGPFVTFVRV comes from the coding sequence ATGGCGAAGACTCAGAAAGTAAAGCAGGAGAGCAAGGCCGCTCCTGTTCCGGGCGGGCCGAAGCGGGTGAATGTCCATCATCTCACCAGGGTGGAAGGTCACGGAAACATTGTCGCGGAGATAGACGAGTCGGGTAAAGTGACGTCTTGCCGCTGGGAAGTCCCTGAGGCGCCACGGTTTTTTGAGGCCATGGTCCTGGGCAAGAGCTTCGAGGACATCCACCACATCACCTCGCGAATCTGCGGCATCTGCTCCATAGGCCATCAGTTGGCCAGCCTTCAGGCCACGGAGGACGCCCTGGGCGTCCAGGTCTCGGAACAGACGCTTATTCTTCGCAAGCTGGCCCTGCACGCCGAAAATCTGCAGAGCCACCTTCTGCACATAGGCTATCTGGCATTGCCCGATTTCGTTGGCGCGCCGTCGGTCATCCCTTTGGCCGCAACCCATAGGAAGGAACTGCTGACGCTCATAGGCGCCAGACGCGTGGCCAACGACTTCTCCGCCCAGATCTGCGGACGCACCACGCATCCGCAGCGGTTCGTCCCCGGGGGGATGGCCAAGGTCCCCACCGCCCCGGAGCTGGCAAAGCTGCGCCAATCCCTTGAAGAAACTCGGCCCAAGCTGGATGCGGTGGTGGATCTCTTGGCCGCCGTGCTTGACAAGGTGCCGGCTTTTGCCAGGCCCACGGAATATGTGGCCCTGATTTCCCCCACCGAATACGCCCTGTATTGGGGGCAAGTGGGCTCCAGCAAGGCCCAGCCGCGCCCGGCCCAGCTCTACCTGAACGTGACAAAGGAGTACCTGATCCCGACCTCCACGGCCAAATGGTGCCGGGGAGCGGAGGACACCTACATGGTGGGTGCCCTGGCCCGCTTCAACGTCAATTCCCAGATGCTTTCCCCCAGAGCCAAGGAAGCCGCACGCAAGCTGAAATTGAAGGCTCCCTGCCACAACCCCTACATGATCACCATCGCCCAGATGGTGGAATGCGTGCACTCCGTGGACGATTCCATAAGCCTTATCGACAAGCTGCTCACCCGGGGCGTGCGCGACGAACCCAGGCCGCAGATCAAACCAGTGGCGGGCAAGGGGGTGGGGGCCGTGGAAGTGCCGCGCGGCATCTTGTTCCACGCCTACGAATACGACGACCGGGGGCGCGTGGTGCACGCGGACTGCGTTATCCCCACCAACCAGAACCACGCCAACATCCAGCGCGACATGGAGGCCCTGACTCCGGGGCTGGCCAAGCTCTCAGAGGCGGACATCGAGCTCAAGCTGTCCATGCTGGTGCGTGCGTACGACCCGTGCATCTCGTGCTCCACGCATCTTATCGACGTGGCTGGCGAGCGGCCTGGGCCGTTCGTCACGTTTGTGCGTGTGTAA
- a CDS encoding NADH:ubiquinone oxidoreductase, translating into MAAKPKIAFFDFAGCEGDQLQVANLEEKLLDILEHVEVVSFREVHTGHSDNYDIAFVEGSITRPQDEARLKEIRANAKVLVALGACATIGGVNCIKNFLGRDVYSENVYGTRARWYPTYEARPLKAVVKVDVEIHGCPIDRGEFARIVKEMLLGRVPWLPDYPVCVECKKAGNVCRYHLGRMCLGIITRAGCNACCVTEGAQCWGCRGLAPSANLDAAREVMDQHGFDRKHVQDLMRFFLGDTSAPL; encoded by the coding sequence ATGGCAGCCAAGCCCAAAATCGCCTTTTTCGATTTCGCGGGTTGCGAGGGAGACCAGCTCCAGGTGGCCAACCTGGAAGAAAAGCTCCTGGACATCCTCGAACATGTCGAGGTGGTCAGCTTCCGCGAGGTCCACACCGGTCATTCGGACAATTACGACATCGCCTTCGTCGAAGGGTCCATCACCAGGCCCCAGGACGAGGCCAGGCTCAAGGAGATACGCGCCAATGCCAAGGTGCTCGTGGCCCTTGGGGCCTGCGCCACCATCGGCGGGGTCAACTGCATCAAGAACTTCCTGGGGCGCGACGTGTATTCCGAGAACGTCTACGGCACCCGGGCCCGCTGGTATCCCACCTACGAAGCCAGGCCCTTGAAGGCCGTGGTCAAGGTGGACGTGGAGATCCACGGCTGCCCCATAGACAGGGGTGAGTTCGCACGCATCGTCAAGGAGATGCTCTTAGGCCGCGTGCCCTGGCTGCCCGACTACCCGGTGTGCGTCGAGTGCAAGAAGGCCGGCAACGTCTGCCGCTACCATCTGGGGCGCATGTGCCTGGGCATCATCACCCGGGCCGGATGTAACGCCTGCTGCGTCACCGAAGGAGCCCAGTGCTGGGGATGCCGGGGGCTGGCCCCGTCAGCCAACCTGGACGCCGCCCGCGAGGTCATGGACCAGCACGGGTTCGACCGCAAGCACGTGCAGGACCTGATGCGCTTCTTCCTGGGCGACACCAGCGCGCCGCTGTAG